In Opitutaceae bacterium TAV5, one genomic interval encodes:
- a CDS encoding transcriptional regulator, producing MLPPPAPHRAEIEHLVRRALYARAGRPAPRQVQAPNPLLVNVSARHCHLTPEAVETLFGKGRTLTPMKWLYQKDQYAAKETVTLIGPRSRVISNLRILGPCRDLNQIELALTDSIALGFDIPVRASGNIKGTPGCMLMGPAGFLRLEEGVIRAAPHVHMHPEDAAFYKVKPGEFMKLRIGGECALTFDRILARVHEDFKLEVHIDTDEANACALTPNTPVTLLKA from the coding sequence ATGTTGCCTCCGCCCGCACCGCATCGCGCTGAAATCGAACACCTCGTCCGCCGCGCCCTCTATGCCCGCGCCGGTCGTCCCGCGCCGCGCCAGGTCCAGGCGCCCAATCCGCTTCTCGTCAACGTCAGCGCCCGCCACTGCCACCTCACTCCGGAGGCCGTCGAGACGCTTTTCGGCAAGGGCCGCACACTCACCCCGATGAAGTGGCTGTACCAGAAAGACCAGTACGCCGCGAAGGAGACCGTCACCCTCATCGGCCCGCGCAGCCGCGTCATTTCCAATCTCCGCATCCTCGGCCCCTGCCGCGACCTCAACCAGATCGAGCTCGCCCTCACCGATTCCATCGCCCTCGGCTTCGACATCCCCGTCCGCGCCTCCGGCAACATCAAGGGCACGCCCGGCTGCATGCTGATGGGCCCCGCCGGTTTTCTCAGACTCGAGGAAGGCGTCATCCGCGCCGCGCCGCACGTGCACATGCACCCCGAGGACGCCGCCTTCTACAAGGTGAAACCCGGCGAATTCATGAAGCTGCGCATCGGCGGCGAATGCGCGCTGACCTTCGATCGCATCCTTGCGCGCGTCCACGAAGACTTCAAGCTGGAGGTCCACATCGACACCGACGAGGCCAACGCCTGCGCCCTCACACCCAACACCCCCGTCACCCTCCTCAAGGCCTGA
- a CDS encoding carboxysome shell protein (ethanolamine utilization protein; involved in the degredation of ethanolamine), whose product MSESIGLVETRGFVGSVEASDAMVKAASVTLVRTVQIGGGLVAVVIKGDVGSVKAAVDAGAEAAKRVGELVSSHVIARPHADLLKAVGLA is encoded by the coding sequence ATGAGTGAATCCATCGGACTAGTTGAAACCCGCGGCTTTGTCGGCTCTGTTGAAGCCAGCGATGCCATGGTCAAGGCCGCGAGCGTCACGCTCGTGCGCACCGTACAAATCGGCGGCGGCCTCGTGGCCGTGGTCATCAAGGGCGACGTCGGCTCCGTGAAAGCGGCCGTCGATGCCGGCGCCGAAGCCGCCAAGCGCGTCGGCGAGCTCGTCAGCTCCCACGTCATCGCCCGTCCCCACGCCGACCTGCTCAAGGCCGTCGGCCTCGCCTGA
- a CDS encoding microcompartments protein: MSQLALGIVEVKGFTTLLESCDAALKSANVTLTGYEAIGSAYVSAFFRGDVAAVKAAVEAAAEAGKRVGEVISVQVLPRPHDDLAGLGKWVA, encoded by the coding sequence ATGTCACAACTCGCTCTCGGTATCGTTGAAGTCAAAGGCTTCACCACCCTGCTGGAATCCTGCGACGCCGCGCTCAAGTCCGCGAACGTCACCCTCACCGGCTACGAAGCCATCGGCAGCGCCTACGTTTCCGCCTTCTTCCGTGGCGACGTCGCCGCCGTCAAGGCCGCCGTCGAGGCCGCCGCCGAAGCCGGCAAACGCGTCGGTGAAGTCATCAGTGTCCAGGTCCTCCCCCGTCCGCACGACGACCTCGCCGGTCTCGGCAAGTGGGTCGCCTGA
- a CDS encoding acetate kinase: MKILVANIGSTSFKYRLFRFAAEADGAEEASLLAKGGFERVTDYGQAIDSCLAELKAAGHLAAATDLAGVGFKTVLGKNLTGCVPADEKTEAALTAATDLAPAHNPPYAAGIRRFREKLPGLPLVALFETAFYQWVPEPATRYAVPQSWYDAGVRRYGFHGASHKYVAERSAELLGRDDIADNARNLYLRGPAPLSDAAVPLRVISCHLGGSSSVTGIRNGVAIGTSMGLSPQSGLPQNNRVGDLDSAAIPYIHKQLGLPVADIEKQLTRESGLLALSGVSNDLRDIHEAAKKGDARARLAIDVFVHSIRHWIGAFWLELGGCDALVFTAGIGENNAWLREDVCAGLAALGLTLDPARNTTAAAEHNLATPDSRTQVLVIPANEELVVARETRRLLKNLHP, from the coding sequence ATGAAAATCCTCGTCGCCAACATCGGCTCCACCTCCTTCAAGTACCGCCTCTTCCGCTTCGCCGCGGAAGCGGACGGCGCGGAAGAGGCGTCGTTGCTGGCCAAGGGCGGTTTCGAGCGCGTCACCGATTACGGCCAGGCCATCGATTCCTGTCTCGCCGAGCTCAAGGCCGCCGGCCACCTCGCCGCCGCCACCGATCTCGCCGGCGTCGGCTTCAAGACCGTTCTCGGCAAAAACCTCACCGGCTGCGTGCCCGCCGACGAGAAAACCGAGGCCGCGCTCACCGCCGCCACCGACCTCGCCCCCGCGCACAATCCCCCCTACGCTGCCGGCATCCGCCGCTTCCGCGAAAAACTCCCCGGCCTGCCGCTCGTCGCCCTCTTCGAGACCGCCTTTTACCAGTGGGTCCCCGAACCGGCCACCCGCTACGCCGTCCCGCAATCCTGGTACGACGCCGGCGTCCGCCGCTACGGTTTCCACGGCGCCAGCCACAAATACGTCGCCGAACGCTCCGCCGAGCTCCTCGGCCGCGACGACATCGCCGACAACGCCCGCAACCTCTACCTCCGCGGCCCCGCCCCGCTTTCCGACGCCGCCGTTCCCCTCCGCGTCATTTCCTGCCACCTCGGCGGCTCCAGTTCCGTCACCGGCATCCGCAACGGTGTGGCCATCGGCACCAGCATGGGCCTCAGCCCCCAGTCCGGCCTGCCGCAAAACAACCGCGTCGGCGACCTCGACTCCGCCGCCATCCCCTACATCCACAAACAGCTCGGCCTCCCCGTCGCCGACATCGAGAAACAGCTCACCAGGGAAAGCGGGCTGCTCGCCCTTTCCGGCGTCAGCAACGACCTGCGCGACATCCACGAAGCCGCCAAAAAAGGCGACGCCCGCGCCCGGCTCGCCATCGACGTATTTGTCCATTCGATACGCCACTGGATCGGCGCCTTCTGGCTGGAGCTCGGCGGCTGCGACGCGCTCGTCTTCACCGCCGGCATCGGCGAAAACAACGCCTGGCTCCGCGAAGACGTCTGCGCCGGCCTCGCCGCCCTCGGCCTCACGCTCGACCCGGCGCGCAACACGACCGCCGCCGCCGAACACAACCTCGCCACGCCCGATTCCCGCACGCAGGTCCTCGTCATCCCGGCCAACGAGGAACTCGTCGTCGCCCGCGAAACCCGCCGCCTCCTGAAAAACCTCCACCCATAA
- a CDS encoding carboxysome shell protein (ethanolamine utilization protein; involved in the degredation of ethanolamine) encodes MSKALGLLETRGLTALVTGVDAMLKSANVTLAGPMKQVGNALVTAIVIGDVAAVKAATDAGAQAARQVGEVISVQVIARPHDDVASILPKAAPAPAAAGKK; translated from the coding sequence ATGTCCAAAGCACTCGGTCTCCTCGAAACCCGCGGTCTCACCGCTCTCGTCACTGGCGTCGATGCCATGCTCAAGTCCGCCAACGTCACCCTGGCCGGTCCGATGAAGCAGGTCGGCAACGCCCTCGTCACGGCCATCGTCATCGGCGACGTCGCCGCGGTCAAGGCCGCCACCGACGCCGGCGCCCAGGCCGCCCGCCAGGTCGGCGAAGTCATCAGCGTCCAGGTCATCGCCCGCCCGCACGACGACGTCGCCAGCATCCTCCCGAAAGCCGCTCCCGCGCCCGCCGCCGCCGGCAAGAAATAA
- a CDS encoding ethanolamine utilization protein EutN translates to MFLARVIGSIVATKKDAAMTGRKLLVLRPLLIDEADPTRFRPGTNTIVAVDALGAGTGETVLFCQGSSARGTEGMKNLPVDAAVIGIVDTVDVLGKRIVIN, encoded by the coding sequence ATGTTTCTCGCCCGCGTCATCGGCTCAATCGTCGCCACCAAGAAGGATGCGGCCATGACCGGCCGCAAGCTCCTCGTCCTTCGCCCGCTCCTGATCGACGAGGCCGATCCGACCCGGTTCCGTCCCGGCACCAACACCATCGTTGCGGTCGACGCGCTCGGAGCCGGCACCGGCGAGACTGTCCTTTTCTGCCAGGGCAGCTCCGCCCGCGGCACCGAAGGCATGAAAAACCTCCCCGTCGACGCCGCCGTCATCGGCATCGTGGACACCGTCGATGTCCTCGGCAAACGCATCGTAATTAATTAA
- a CDS encoding aldehyde dehydrogenase, which translates to MSAFTLDETALRTVVEEVLRGLGRNGAASSNGSAPAAAPAVVAPRVPQGRFGVFNDVAAAASAAQGAFLQLQQAGLAGRAKVIEIVKDLATRNAVEWGRIEFEETKIGRLAHKVEKLQIVKLVPGLEWLRPYALSGDHGITLEECVPFGVIGAITPVTHSVPTICGNIVAMVAAGNAIVVNPHPGGARCAAIAIRAINEAIHAATGIEHLVCVIAEPSLETFDALCKNATVRLLCVTGGPGVVAAAMKSGKRAICAGPGNPPVVVDGTGSLAKAAADTLAGAAYDNNLLCVGEKQVFVLEHIADRFMTELAAAGAAKLNSSQLAALTAAAFTTAKDAGGCSHPVLNRKLVGVDAAVLARHAGATVSADTPLLFAETDANHPFVVEEQMMPMIPVVRVKTFDEAVTQATRSEHGYKHSSIIHSLNVEHMTQMARALDTTLFVKNGPSTAGLGLGGEGYLNYSIATTTGEGIATPRTFTRTRRCVMVDNLRIY; encoded by the coding sequence ATGTCAGCCTTCACCCTCGACGAAACCGCCCTCCGCACCGTAGTTGAAGAAGTCCTCCGCGGACTCGGCCGCAATGGCGCCGCCTCCTCCAACGGTTCCGCGCCCGCCGCCGCCCCGGCCGTCGTCGCCCCCCGTGTCCCCCAAGGCCGCTTCGGTGTGTTCAACGACGTCGCCGCCGCCGCCAGCGCCGCCCAGGGAGCCTTTCTTCAGCTCCAGCAAGCCGGCCTCGCCGGACGCGCCAAGGTCATCGAAATCGTCAAGGATCTCGCCACCCGCAACGCCGTCGAGTGGGGCCGTATCGAGTTCGAGGAGACAAAAATCGGGCGCCTCGCCCACAAGGTCGAGAAGCTGCAAATCGTAAAACTCGTCCCCGGCCTCGAATGGCTTCGCCCCTACGCTCTCAGCGGCGACCACGGCATCACCCTCGAAGAGTGCGTCCCCTTCGGCGTCATCGGCGCCATCACGCCCGTCACCCACTCCGTCCCGACCATCTGCGGCAACATCGTCGCCATGGTCGCCGCCGGCAACGCCATCGTCGTCAACCCGCATCCCGGAGGCGCCCGCTGCGCCGCCATCGCGATCCGCGCGATCAACGAGGCCATCCACGCCGCCACCGGCATCGAGCATCTCGTCTGCGTCATCGCCGAGCCCTCGCTCGAAACCTTCGACGCTCTCTGCAAGAACGCCACCGTCCGCCTCCTCTGCGTCACCGGCGGCCCCGGCGTCGTCGCCGCCGCCATGAAGTCCGGCAAACGCGCCATCTGCGCCGGCCCCGGCAACCCCCCCGTGGTCGTTGACGGCACCGGCTCCCTCGCCAAGGCCGCCGCCGACACCCTCGCCGGCGCCGCCTACGACAACAACCTCCTCTGCGTCGGCGAAAAGCAGGTCTTCGTCCTCGAACACATCGCCGACCGCTTCATGACCGAGCTCGCCGCCGCCGGCGCCGCCAAGCTCAACAGCAGCCAGCTCGCCGCCCTCACCGCCGCCGCCTTCACCACCGCGAAAGATGCCGGCGGCTGCTCGCACCCCGTGCTCAACCGCAAGCTCGTCGGCGTCGATGCCGCCGTCCTCGCCCGCCACGCCGGCGCCACCGTCTCCGCCGACACCCCGCTCCTCTTCGCCGAGACCGACGCCAACCATCCCTTCGTCGTCGAGGAACAGATGATGCCCATGATCCCGGTCGTGCGCGTCAAGACCTTCGACGAGGCCGTCACCCAGGCCACCAGGAGCGAACACGGCTACAAGCACTCCTCGATCATCCATTCGCTCAACGTCGAGCACATGACGCAGATGGCCCGCGCGCTCGACACCACGCTGTTCGTGAAGAACGGCCCCTCCACCGCCGGCCTCGGCCTCGGCGGCGAAGGTTACCTGAACTACTCCATCGCCACGACCACCGGCGAAGGCATCGCCACGCCGCGCACCTTCACCCGCACCCGCCGTTGCGTCATGGTCGACAACCTCCGCATCTATTGA
- a CDS encoding ethanolamine utilization protein EutN encodes MQLARIDGTITATTAHPSMRGHRTVICQPLDENNRPVGDPVLATDPLNAGLHQRVLFHTDGSATRDLVKDSHSPLRNLVFAIVDEPKK; translated from the coding sequence ATGCAACTCGCCCGAATCGACGGCACGATCACTGCGACCACCGCGCATCCCAGCATGCGCGGCCACCGCACGGTCATTTGCCAGCCGCTCGACGAGAACAATCGACCCGTCGGCGACCCGGTCCTCGCCACCGATCCGCTCAACGCCGGCCTGCACCAGCGCGTCCTCTTCCACACCGACGGCTCCGCCACCCGCGACCTCGTCAAGGATTCGCACTCCCCTCTCCGCAATCTCGTCTTCGCCATCGTCGACGAACCGAAGAAATAA
- a CDS encoding carbon dioxide concentrating mechanism protein CcmL: MRLAHVIGKVTLSVADPSLRGGRLVIAQPLNREKFATPGHPMLPLAKGNSTVVYEALGAAEGQIIGFTEGAEASAPFDKPTPVDAYAAAIIDTISYTPPVTPDS, translated from the coding sequence ATGCGCCTCGCTCACGTCATCGGCAAAGTCACGCTCAGCGTAGCAGATCCCTCGCTACGCGGCGGACGCCTCGTGATCGCGCAGCCCCTCAACCGCGAGAAATTCGCGACTCCCGGCCACCCCATGCTCCCTCTGGCCAAGGGCAACAGCACCGTCGTTTACGAAGCTCTCGGCGCCGCCGAAGGCCAGATCATCGGTTTCACCGAAGGCGCCGAAGCCTCCGCTCCCTTCGACAAACCCACGCCCGTCGATGCCTACGCCGCCGCCATCATCGACACCATTTCCTACACCCCGCCCGTCACTCCCGATTCTTAA